A stretch of Alkalicella caledoniensis DNA encodes these proteins:
- the ligA gene encoding NAD-dependent DNA ligase LigA has translation MSKERIEELKELLNKYDYHYHVLDAPLVEDSTYDTLLQELLKLESNNPELTTLDSPTQRVGGQVLKGFSTVTHKTSMLSLGNAFDEDGLRDFANRIAKTITEPVKFVCELKIDGLAVSLTYIDGLLVQGATRGDGETGEDITQNLKAIKTIPLRLQQKTNLEVRGEVYMSKESFAKLNQQREARGEQLFANPRNAAAGTLRQLDPKVVASRNLSAFFYSLVESNDITDSHSESLHKIKQLGLTTNPYTEVLESIDEVVKYCHKWHEKRNELPYEIDGIVIKVDSYNQQRSLGFTAKSPRWAIAFKFPAQKAISVIKDIELTVGRTGAITPTAILEPVVIAGTTVSRASLHNSDYIAQKDIKIGDTAIVQKAGDIIPEIVEVLKEKRSGEEQEFSMPNACPVCDSEAIRAQDEAALRCINPACPAQIKERIIHYASRGAMDIEGLGPAIVEQLYSEGLINDVSDLYKLSVEELIKLERFGQKSAENLVVAIDDSKRQSLSRLLFGLGIRFVGQKAAKLLAKEFGDIDLVMDASYEQLIAIPEIGDKIALSVNEFFAESKAKELIDKLKDLGVNTKEVKDNKIPVESIFTEKTVVLTGTLEKLSRKEAQEIIENLGGKVSGSVSKKTHLVIAGENAGSKLIKAKELGIEVKGEDYLIEQLDAN, from the coding sequence ATGTCAAAAGAAAGAATCGAAGAACTCAAGGAATTGCTAAATAAATATGATTATCACTACCATGTATTAGATGCCCCATTGGTTGAAGATAGTACCTATGATACACTTTTGCAAGAGTTACTTAAGCTTGAATCAAATAATCCTGAACTCACAACACTTGACTCCCCTACCCAAAGGGTGGGAGGGCAGGTGCTTAAGGGGTTTAGTACCGTAACTCATAAAACATCAATGCTAAGTTTAGGTAATGCCTTTGATGAAGATGGTCTGAGGGATTTTGCCAACAGGATTGCGAAAACAATTACAGAACCTGTTAAATTTGTATGTGAACTCAAAATAGATGGCCTTGCTGTTTCCCTAACTTATATTGACGGTTTACTTGTCCAAGGTGCAACAAGGGGAGACGGAGAAACAGGAGAAGATATTACTCAAAACCTAAAAGCCATTAAAACAATCCCCCTTCGTTTGCAACAAAAAACTAATTTAGAGGTCCGTGGTGAGGTTTATATGTCAAAGGAATCATTTGCAAAACTAAACCAGCAAAGAGAAGCTAGGGGAGAACAATTATTTGCCAACCCAAGAAATGCAGCTGCTGGAACCCTGAGACAGTTAGACCCAAAAGTTGTCGCAAGCAGAAACCTAAGCGCTTTTTTCTATTCTCTAGTTGAAAGCAATGACATAACAGACAGCCACAGTGAAAGTTTACATAAAATAAAACAGCTGGGTCTTACCACAAACCCATATACAGAGGTACTAGAATCAATTGATGAAGTGGTGAAGTACTGTCATAAGTGGCATGAAAAGCGCAACGAACTACCCTATGAAATCGATGGTATAGTTATAAAGGTTGATTCATACAATCAGCAACGGAGCCTAGGATTTACAGCAAAAAGCCCACGCTGGGCCATTGCTTTTAAATTTCCTGCACAAAAGGCTATATCAGTAATAAAGGATATCGAGCTAACTGTGGGAAGAACAGGAGCAATCACTCCAACAGCTATACTAGAACCAGTGGTTATAGCAGGAACAACAGTTAGTAGAGCATCATTACACAATAGTGATTACATAGCTCAGAAGGATATTAAAATAGGTGATACAGCAATAGTACAAAAAGCTGGAGATATCATTCCTGAAATTGTGGAAGTACTAAAGGAAAAGCGTTCAGGAGAAGAGCAGGAATTTAGCATGCCAAATGCATGCCCTGTATGTGATAGTGAGGCTATTAGAGCTCAAGATGAAGCTGCCTTAAGATGTATTAACCCAGCGTGTCCTGCTCAAATAAAAGAACGTATAATTCACTATGCCTCAAGGGGAGCAATGGATATTGAAGGGTTGGGGCCCGCCATAGTTGAACAGCTCTACTCAGAAGGTCTAATAAATGACGTTTCAGACTTATACAAGCTTTCAGTGGAAGAACTAATAAAGCTTGAAAGGTTTGGACAAAAATCTGCAGAAAACCTTGTAGTAGCCATTGACGACTCAAAAAGACAGTCTCTAAGTCGTTTGCTTTTTGGTTTGGGGATACGTTTTGTGGGACAAAAAGCTGCAAAACTTTTAGCTAAAGAATTTGGTGACATAGACTTAGTAATGGATGCAAGCTATGAACAACTTATAGCCATTCCCGAAATCGGGGATAAGATCGCCCTGAGTGTTAATGAGTTCTTTGCAGAATCAAAGGCTAAAGAACTAATAGATAAGCTTAAAGATTTAGGGGTGAATACTAAAGAAGTAAAAGATAACAAAATACCTGTAGAAAGCATTTTTACTGAAAAAACAGTGGTGCTAACTGGTACTTTAGAAAAGCTCTCTAGAAAGGAAGCCCAAGAAATAATTGAGAATTTGGGTGGAAAAGTATCAGGGAGCGTGAGCAAAAAGACCCATTTAGTGATAGCAGGAGAAAACGCAGGTAGCAAGCTAATCAAAGCCAAAGAACTAGGAATAGAAGTTAAAGGCGAAGACTACTTAATAGAACAGTTAGATGCAAATTAG
- a CDS encoding response regulator transcription factor: MKKILLVEDDLTLSQGIEFTLLKEGFHVHVANTLKAADHIYINQEVDLILLDVMLPDGSGYDLCKRIREKSQVPIVFLTACDDEVNVVLGLDIGGDDYITKPFRVKELVSRIKAILRRGSPVEVNSTLQSGEITLDPLQGKVWKSGREILLSPMEWKLMKVFIQNTGQLLTRNTILEKLWDVSGEFVDDNTLSVYIRRLREKIEDKPSEPKFIETVRGMGYRWKQS; this comes from the coding sequence ATGAAAAAAATCTTATTAGTTGAAGACGATTTAACCCTTTCCCAGGGTATAGAGTTTACTTTGCTAAAAGAAGGATTCCATGTTCATGTTGCCAATACACTAAAGGCTGCAGATCATATATATATAAACCAAGAAGTTGACTTAATCCTGTTAGACGTAATGCTTCCTGATGGCAGTGGATATGACTTATGTAAAAGAATTAGAGAAAAATCACAAGTTCCCATTGTGTTTCTAACTGCATGTGATGATGAAGTCAATGTTGTGCTAGGCTTAGACATAGGAGGAGATGACTATATAACAAAACCATTCCGAGTTAAAGAGCTTGTGTCTAGAATAAAGGCTATTCTTAGAAGAGGCTCACCAGTAGAAGTTAACAGTACCCTACAGTCAGGAGAAATCACACTAGACCCTTTGCAAGGAAAAGTATGGAAAAGTGGTAGAGAAATACTGCTATCTCCCATGGAATGGAAGCTAATGAAGGTGTTTATCCAAAACACAGGTCAACTATTGACTAGAAACACTATTTTGGAAAAGTTATGGGATGTTTCTGGGGAGTTTGTTGATGATAACACTTTATCTGTATATATAAGACGTTTAAGGGAAAAAATCGAGGATAAACCCTCAGAACCTAAATTTATAGAGACAGTCAGGGGTATGGGCTACCGCTGGAAGCAAAGCTAG
- the gatB gene encoding Asp-tRNA(Asn)/Glu-tRNA(Gln) amidotransferase subunit GatB: MVFKPAIGLEIHVELLTCTKIFCGCRTDFGAAPNSQLCPVCLGLPGALPVLNEKVVELAVKTGLILNSQINYYSSFDRKNYFYPDLVKGYQITQYYEPLARGGYLDITKGRINKRIRINRIHIEEDAGKSIHLSEETLLDYNRSGVPLMEIVTEPEFESGEEVVCFLERLREKLVHGDISDCKLEQGSLRVDVNISLSTKGKPLGKKTEIKNINSFKNIEKAITHEIKRQAKLLEHGEDIKEQTLGYNDKDNSVIIMRDKEATNDYMFFPEYDLPNLVLEEKYIEEIRKSLPRDTQDIRQELIGLGLSLNQIDKILKTKGMLQYFHGIFEEYKDSNKIANILFGDFSRYLNDKKISIEKVALPPKYISDLLQLADAGKINSVAMKKILFEMLACDPKALVKPEYLIEKLDLSQTFSEKEIDETVDKVINDNQGVVEDYLNGNNKVFKYLMGLIMKETKGKANPTILREVLKGKLDNKKE; this comes from the coding sequence ATGGTTTTTAAACCAGCCATAGGACTTGAAATACATGTGGAGCTACTAACATGTACAAAGATATTTTGTGGATGTAGGACAGATTTTGGTGCAGCGCCCAACAGTCAGCTATGTCCAGTATGTCTTGGTCTCCCAGGGGCTCTTCCTGTCCTCAACGAAAAAGTTGTAGAGCTAGCTGTTAAGACTGGTCTTATTTTAAATAGCCAAATTAATTACTATAGCAGCTTTGATAGGAAGAATTATTTTTATCCTGACTTAGTTAAGGGATATCAAATAACTCAATATTACGAACCTCTAGCCCGAGGGGGATACTTAGATATTACTAAGGGACGAATCAATAAAAGAATAAGAATAAATCGAATCCATATTGAAGAAGATGCAGGTAAGTCCATACACTTAAGTGAAGAAACCTTACTAGACTATAACAGATCCGGAGTCCCTTTGATGGAAATAGTAACAGAACCAGAATTTGAAAGTGGTGAAGAGGTAGTTTGTTTTTTAGAAAGGCTCAGAGAAAAACTAGTCCATGGAGATATATCAGACTGCAAACTAGAACAAGGGAGTCTTAGAGTTGACGTGAATATATCTTTATCAACTAAAGGCAAACCACTAGGTAAAAAAACTGAAATCAAAAACATAAACTCTTTTAAAAATATCGAAAAAGCTATTACTCATGAAATAAAGAGACAAGCTAAACTATTAGAACATGGTGAGGATATAAAGGAGCAAACCCTTGGATACAATGATAAGGATAATTCAGTAATTATTATGAGGGACAAGGAAGCCACAAATGATTACATGTTCTTCCCTGAGTATGATTTACCTAATTTAGTGCTAGAGGAGAAATACATAGAAGAAATAAGAAAAAGTCTTCCAAGGGACACCCAAGATATTCGCCAAGAGTTAATTGGACTTGGCTTAAGCTTGAATCAAATAGATAAGATTCTAAAGACTAAGGGAATGCTCCAATATTTCCATGGGATATTTGAAGAATATAAAGACTCAAATAAAATAGCGAACATCTTGTTTGGTGATTTCTCTAGATATTTAAATGATAAGAAGATTAGTATCGAAAAAGTAGCATTACCACCAAAGTATATTAGCGATCTTTTACAATTGGCTGACGCCGGCAAAATAAATAGTGTGGCTATGAAGAAGATACTTTTCGAAATGTTAGCATGTGACCCAAAAGCTCTTGTTAAACCTGAGTATTTAATAGAGAAACTAGATTTGTCTCAGACATTTAGTGAAAAAGAGATAGATGAAACAGTGGATAAAGTGATAAATGATAATCAAGGTGTTGTGGAGGATTATCTAAATGGTAACAATAAAGTCTTTAAATATCTTATGGGTCTAATCATGAAAGAAACAAAAGGAAAAGCTAATCCTACGATATTAAGGGAAGTCTTAAAAGGTAAACTAGATAACAAAAAGGAATGA
- a CDS encoding HD-GYP domain-containing protein: MRIVNSNKLKPGDTVGRDVLTKHGSIFIAKETVLTEHMIYKLISLGVDNVHVKDLEELIDYESIPRPKPPEDIVEFTDKYQQALFLTGELLDAIASGKKLETEMIREIVDIVYGQVMSTNNILGRLTYQKHDNQYLNKHSLNVAILSGIIGKWLNRSNGEVRRLIFAGLTHDLGKLKVPKRILDKPSRLTDEEFKEMQKHSAFGYQLLNTKADISKDVALAVLQHHEREDGSGYPTGLKGEAIHLFGKILAVADVYDAMSSNKNYRDKFSPFQVAEQIAQNSFGSMDPRVSRVFLDNISRFYVGNSILLSDGKIGDIIYINPSEPTRPVIKLETGDFLDLSKSKLKIIDILG, from the coding sequence ATGAGAATAGTTAATTCGAATAAATTAAAACCAGGAGATACTGTTGGGAGAGATGTCCTAACAAAGCATGGGAGCATATTTATTGCAAAAGAGACTGTATTGACTGAGCATATGATTTATAAGTTGATAAGTTTAGGGGTTGATAACGTTCATGTCAAGGACCTCGAAGAGTTAATAGATTATGAGAGTATCCCAAGGCCCAAGCCCCCAGAAGACATTGTTGAATTTACTGACAAGTACCAACAGGCACTTTTTCTAACGGGGGAATTGCTTGATGCTATAGCATCTGGGAAAAAACTTGAAACAGAGATGATAAGGGAAATAGTGGATATTGTGTATGGTCAGGTTATGTCCACAAACAACATATTGGGTCGGTTGACATACCAAAAGCATGACAACCAATATCTAAATAAGCATTCACTAAATGTTGCTATTTTGTCTGGTATTATTGGCAAATGGTTAAATAGATCAAATGGTGAAGTTAGAAGGCTTATTTTTGCTGGTTTAACCCATGATTTAGGAAAACTTAAGGTTCCTAAGAGAATCCTTGATAAACCCTCACGTTTAACTGATGAAGAATTTAAAGAAATGCAAAAACATAGTGCTTTCGGATATCAACTTTTAAATACTAAAGCTGATATTAGTAAAGATGTAGCTTTAGCAGTGTTGCAACACCACGAGCGGGAAGATGGCAGTGGTTACCCAACAGGGCTAAAAGGTGAGGCAATCCACTTGTTTGGTAAAATCCTCGCTGTAGCAGATGTCTATGATGCTATGAGTTCCAATAAGAATTATAGAGATAAGTTTTCCCCGTTTCAGGTAGCAGAGCAAATTGCCCAAAACAGTTTTGGTTCAATGGATCCTAGGGTAAGTAGGGTATTTTTAGATAATATTTCAAGATTTTACGTAGGTAACTCCATCCTCTTAAGTGATGGAAAAATTGGCGATATTATATACATAAATCCTAGCGAACCTACCCGCCCAGTTATAAAACTAGAAACTGGCGATTTTCTTGATCTGAGTAAAAGCAAGCTCAAGATTATTGATATTTTAGGGTAG
- the pcrA gene encoding DNA helicase PcrA, whose amino-acid sequence MDITKNLNPEQRKAAECTEGPLLIIAGAGSGKTRVLTHRIAYILEKGLAKPWQILAITFTNKAAAEMFERVDNMVYGAKDMWISTFHSACVKILRREATRVGFDTNFNIYDTSDQTKLIKDCLKELNIDDKKFPPKTFIGAISKAKNMLISPVDYAPKDHFESLVQNVYKLYQRRLQNNNAMDFDDLIFETVKLFRFNPDVLEKYQERFKYIMVDEYQDTNHSQYVLVNFLAQGHRNLCVVGDDDQSIYLFRGADVSNILDFEKDYPEATVVKLEQNYRSTKTIIAAANDVIKQNEGRKGKNLWTDNDEGEKIVVHQAIDQYQEAEFIIGEIEKHVSHGKNYKDMAILFRTNALSRVLEEVLVRRGIPYVIYGATEFYKRREIKDVLAYLKALVNPEDNLSIARIINVPRRGIGDTTIDKYLAYAEEASLSLYQVLKNHSDVVPRSSKKVQDFVALIEQLRSMAEYLTVSELLDEVINRTGYQSMLQNENTDEARMRLENIQELSTVTQEFDNNSEGGLEEFVQEISLNTDTESVNADGNVVKLLTLHSAKGLEFPIIFIAGAEEKIFPHIRSFEEPIEMQEERRLCYVGITRAMEKLYFTCAQSRSLYGRTDRNPVSRFLDEIKAELLDNNSPKGYQVKELFTKSPSLSNNIYAKPVKQNINIPYQVGMVVEHKKFGQGIIIGIQPLGDDQSVTIDFQTAGNKKLMASFAPLKVIEN is encoded by the coding sequence ATGGATATAACAAAAAATTTAAACCCAGAACAAAGAAAAGCCGCTGAATGTACAGAAGGGCCACTTCTTATAATTGCAGGAGCAGGAAGTGGTAAAACACGAGTATTAACCCACAGAATAGCCTATATACTTGAAAAGGGATTGGCAAAACCTTGGCAGATACTTGCCATTACATTTACAAACAAAGCTGCTGCAGAGATGTTTGAAAGGGTAGATAACATGGTCTATGGTGCTAAAGATATGTGGATATCTACCTTTCACTCTGCCTGTGTAAAGATTTTAAGAAGGGAAGCAACAAGGGTAGGTTTTGATACTAATTTCAATATCTATGATACCAGCGACCAAACAAAGCTTATCAAAGACTGTCTCAAGGAATTGAACATAGACGATAAAAAGTTTCCACCTAAAACCTTTATAGGCGCCATATCAAAGGCTAAGAATATGTTGATTTCTCCAGTTGACTATGCTCCCAAGGACCATTTTGAGAGCTTAGTACAAAATGTGTACAAGCTTTACCAAAGAAGGTTACAGAACAATAATGCCATGGATTTTGATGATCTGATTTTTGAGACAGTAAAGTTATTTAGGTTTAACCCCGATGTACTAGAAAAATATCAAGAAAGATTTAAGTACATCATGGTAGATGAGTACCAAGATACAAACCATAGTCAATACGTACTGGTTAACTTTTTAGCACAAGGGCATAGGAATCTGTGTGTAGTTGGTGACGATGACCAGTCAATCTACCTTTTCAGGGGAGCAGATGTTTCAAATATATTAGATTTTGAAAAAGATTATCCTGAAGCCACTGTAGTTAAACTCGAGCAAAACTATCGATCCACTAAGACCATTATTGCAGCTGCAAATGATGTTATAAAGCAAAACGAAGGTCGTAAAGGTAAAAACCTATGGACTGATAATGACGAAGGTGAAAAAATCGTAGTTCACCAAGCAATTGACCAATACCAAGAAGCAGAATTTATAATTGGAGAGATAGAGAAGCATGTAAGCCACGGTAAAAACTATAAAGATATGGCTATTTTATTTAGGACAAATGCCCTATCCCGTGTACTTGAGGAAGTATTAGTCCGTAGAGGAATACCATATGTAATATATGGAGCAACGGAGTTCTACAAAAGAAGAGAGATAAAAGATGTCCTGGCGTATTTAAAAGCTTTGGTTAACCCAGAAGACAATTTAAGTATAGCCCGTATTATAAACGTGCCCCGTAGGGGAATCGGTGACACTACCATTGACAAATATCTAGCATATGCAGAAGAGGCTAGTTTGTCCCTATACCAGGTGTTAAAAAACCACAGTGATGTTGTACCTAGAAGTAGCAAAAAAGTCCAAGATTTTGTAGCACTCATTGAACAGCTTAGATCTATGGCTGAATATTTAACGGTGTCAGAGCTGCTAGATGAAGTAATAAACCGTACAGGCTATCAATCAATGCTTCAAAACGAAAATACCGATGAAGCCCGTATGAGACTGGAAAACATCCAAGAGCTTTCCACTGTAACCCAAGAATTTGATAATAACAGTGAAGGCGGACTGGAGGAATTTGTGCAAGAGATATCCCTTAACACAGATACCGAAAGTGTAAATGCCGACGGAAATGTAGTTAAACTATTGACTCTCCATAGTGCAAAAGGTCTTGAGTTCCCTATTATCTTTATTGCAGGAGCTGAAGAAAAGATTTTCCCTCATATAAGGTCATTTGAAGAACCAATTGAGATGCAAGAGGAAAGAAGATTATGTTATGTGGGTATAACCAGGGCCATGGAGAAGCTATACTTCACCTGTGCTCAAAGCAGGAGTCTATATGGACGTACAGACCGTAATCCAGTTTCTAGATTCTTAGATGAGATTAAAGCGGAGCTTTTAGATAATAATAGCCCTAAAGGATATCAAGTAAAAGAGCTATTCACTAAAAGTCCTTCTTTATCAAATAACATATATGCAAAGCCTGTTAAACAAAATATCAACATCCCATACCAAGTTGGTATGGTTGTAGAACATAAAAAGTTTGGACAGGGTATAATAATAGGTATACAGCCACTAGGGGATGACCAATCAGTAACAATTGATTTCCAAACTGCAGGAAACAAAAAACTAATGGCAAGTTTTGCACCCCTAAAAGTAATAGAGAATTAG
- the gatA gene encoding Asp-tRNA(Asn)/Glu-tRNA(Gln) amidotransferase subunit GatA: MYIKKLNKLLTEKEISCKELTEIYIEKLEALDKSISAFITITKDEALKKANETDEKIAQGQAIGLLDGIPMTLKDNISTKGILTTAASKMLENYIPPYSATVFNKLSKSVLLGKVNLDEFAMGTSTETSYFYNTKNPWDLNRVPGGSSGGSVASIAADLAVFSLGSDTGGSIRQPAAFCGVVGMKPTYGLVSRYGVFSLASSLDQVGPVTKTVEDSAHVLSAILGHDSLDSTSSNIDKLDYNMALLQDLKGMRIGIAKEFLPKEINPTVKKAFNKSVELLESLGAKIIEISLPHMDLGLTVYSIIAYCEAASNLARYDGVRFGMSLDESLDTVTEARAKGFGQEVKRRIMLGTFFLQGGNYKKYYEQAKSVQGLIISDFQRAFAQCDCILSPTTLDTAFESGKEIEPHLMALNDLLTIPVNLAGLPAMSIPCGFDSNGLPIGLQIIANKYEEGKMFTTGHNYQIHTDFHLQKPKIVEGGIIDGF; this comes from the coding sequence ATGTACATCAAGAAGTTAAATAAGTTACTAACTGAAAAAGAAATATCCTGTAAAGAACTTACAGAAATCTACATAGAAAAACTAGAAGCCTTAGATAAAAGCATATCTGCTTTTATCACAATAACAAAGGATGAAGCACTTAAAAAGGCTAATGAAACTGATGAAAAAATAGCACAGGGACAGGCTATTGGATTACTTGATGGGATTCCCATGACCCTAAAAGATAATATAAGTACCAAGGGAATATTGACTACAGCAGCATCGAAAATGTTAGAAAACTATATACCGCCATACAGTGCCACTGTTTTCAACAAACTATCAAAATCAGTATTGCTTGGTAAGGTTAATTTAGATGAGTTTGCAATGGGGACATCTACGGAAACATCATATTTTTACAACACTAAAAATCCATGGGATCTGAACAGGGTACCTGGTGGTTCCAGTGGTGGGTCTGTGGCATCTATTGCCGCTGATCTTGCAGTATTTTCCTTAGGCTCCGATACAGGGGGGTCTATCCGCCAACCGGCAGCTTTTTGTGGAGTTGTGGGGATGAAACCTACCTATGGTTTAGTATCTAGGTATGGTGTGTTTTCTTTAGCGTCATCTCTAGATCAGGTGGGACCAGTCACTAAAACTGTAGAGGATAGCGCCCACGTGTTAAGTGCAATTTTAGGACATGATTCCTTAGACTCAACTTCCTCAAACATAGATAAATTAGACTATAACATGGCCCTTTTACAAGACTTAAAAGGTATGAGGATAGGAATCGCTAAAGAATTTCTCCCCAAAGAAATAAATCCTACAGTAAAAAAAGCTTTTAACAAGTCAGTGGAGCTACTAGAAAGTTTAGGTGCTAAAATAATTGAAATAAGTCTCCCGCATATGGATCTAGGTTTAACTGTGTATAGTATAATAGCGTACTGCGAAGCAGCGTCAAACTTGGCTAGATATGATGGTGTAAGATTTGGTATGTCTTTGGATGAATCCCTAGATACAGTGACAGAAGCTAGAGCAAAGGGATTTGGGCAAGAGGTTAAAAGAAGGATTATGCTGGGAACATTCTTCCTACAAGGGGGAAACTACAAAAAGTACTATGAACAAGCAAAAAGTGTTCAGGGGTTAATAATCAGTGACTTCCAGCGGGCTTTTGCTCAATGTGACTGTATATTAAGTCCAACTACATTGGACACTGCCTTTGAAAGTGGGAAGGAGATAGAGCCTCACTTAATGGCTCTAAACGACTTGCTTACAATACCTGTAAACCTCGCTGGATTACCTGCCATGTCCATTCCCTGTGGTTTCGACTCTAACGGACTCCCAATAGGACTACAGATAATAGCAAATAAGTATGAAGAAGGGAAAATGTTTACTACAGGCCATAACTATCAAATTCATACAGATTTTCACCTTCAAAAACCAAAGATAGTTGAAGGGGGAATTATAGATGGTTTTTAA
- a CDS encoding flavin reductase family protein has product MEVKVQEALDKLAGPVGILGASKDGDHKVITVSWFTQVSRFPPMIVVSVSPNSSITPIVSGQREFVLSLLPQEMEEVARICGHTSENVDNKLETSKLSTKESKHVKVPSINEAIVNLECQTVQQHLAGDHSIIVAKILHVDKIDDKKPLIFYDRDLCTVDNSLSK; this is encoded by the coding sequence ATGGAAGTAAAGGTTCAAGAGGCTTTAGATAAACTTGCAGGTCCAGTAGGGATTTTAGGGGCCTCCAAAGATGGGGACCATAAAGTAATCACAGTTTCCTGGTTTACTCAAGTATCGAGATTTCCCCCTATGATAGTTGTAAGTGTTTCACCAAATAGCTCCATTACTCCGATAGTATCAGGGCAGAGGGAATTTGTTCTATCTTTACTACCCCAGGAGATGGAAGAAGTAGCTAGAATATGTGGACATACATCAGAAAATGTGGATAACAAGCTTGAAACGTCAAAGCTTAGTACAAAAGAAAGTAAACATGTGAAAGTACCTTCCATAAACGAAGCAATTGTAAATTTAGAATGCCAAACAGTACAGCAACATCTAGCAGGGGATCATAGTATAATAGTTGCTAAAATCCTACACGTAGATAAAATAGATGATAAAAAGCCACTAATTTTCTACGATAGAGATTTGTGCACAGTGGATAACTCCCTATCAAAGTAG
- the hslO gene encoding Hsp33 family molecular chaperone HslO: protein MKDYLIHSTAANGHIRCLAAVTTNLVQEARDRHQLYPVASAALGRLMTGSLLMASSEFKGKERINLKLDGDGPLGQVFADAGVGEVRGYVNNPDISLPANSLGKIDVSSGVGSGKLIVIKDLKLREPYTSSMDIVSGEVAEDLTYYYAKSEQKPSSFGLGVLVDTDGSIIAAGGFLVQIMPGATDEEIGILEDKLSLIKGVTDLILDVKTPEAMLDWLVGDLDPEILAKVDLNYKCNCTKDRYARSLMSLGKDELTEIVHDGEDISLECHFCGENYDFSVKDLEEIINSI from the coding sequence ATGAAAGATTATTTAATACATAGTACTGCGGCCAATGGACATATTCGTTGTTTAGCTGCAGTTACAACTAATTTAGTTCAAGAAGCAAGGGATAGGCACCAACTGTATCCAGTGGCTTCAGCTGCCCTAGGTAGGCTTATGACTGGTTCTTTGTTGATGGCATCCTCTGAGTTTAAAGGCAAAGAGCGCATCAACTTAAAGTTAGATGGTGACGGTCCTTTAGGGCAGGTTTTCGCTGATGCTGGCGTAGGTGAGGTAAGGGGCTATGTAAATAACCCAGATATATCCTTACCTGCCAACAGTTTAGGCAAAATAGATGTTTCTAGTGGTGTAGGTAGTGGAAAACTGATAGTTATTAAGGATTTAAAGCTTAGAGAGCCATATACTTCTAGTATGGATATAGTGTCAGGAGAAGTAGCTGAGGACTTAACTTATTATTATGCTAAATCAGAGCAAAAGCCTTCATCCTTTGGACTGGGTGTGCTTGTAGACACAGATGGCTCCATCATAGCTGCTGGTGGTTTCCTTGTACAGATTATGCCTGGAGCCACCGACGAAGAAATAGGAATCTTAGAAGATAAGCTTTCCCTTATTAAAGGTGTCACTGATTTAATATTGGATGTTAAGACCCCTGAAGCTATGCTAGACTGGTTAGTGGGGGATCTAGACCCAGAAATATTAGCAAAAGTGGATTTAAATTACAAATGCAACTGCACAAAAGACAGATATGCCCGTAGTCTTATGAGCCTTGGTAAAGATGAGCTAACAGAAATTGTACATGATGGTGAGGATATAAGCCTTGAGTGCCACTTTTGCGGCGAAAACTATGATTTCTCCGTTAAAGATCTGGAAGAAATAATAAATAGCATATAA
- the gatC gene encoding Asp-tRNA(Asn)/Glu-tRNA(Gln) amidotransferase subunit GatC has product MGVSEKEVKRLAELCKLKFGDEELSIITDRINKVVKDTDKIQGVNIKEYIQTDLTKNTMRADVSSVSFTTEEALANSSNKKDEFIAVPSVLVK; this is encoded by the coding sequence ATGGGAGTGTCAGAAAAGGAAGTGAAAAGATTAGCTGAGCTTTGTAAGCTAAAGTTTGGTGACGAAGAATTAAGTATAATTACAGACCGAATTAATAAAGTTGTAAAAGATACTGATAAAATACAGGGCGTAAACATAAAAGAGTATATACAAACAGATTTAACAAAAAACACCATGCGAGCAGACGTATCAAGTGTTTCATTTACAACGGAAGAAGCACTTGCAAATAGCAGCAACAAAAAAGACGAATTTATTGCAGTGCCATCGGTTTTGGTTAAATAG